A single genomic interval of Prionailurus viverrinus isolate Anna chromosome A2, UM_Priviv_1.0, whole genome shotgun sequence harbors:
- the ZNRF4 gene encoding E3 ubiquitin-protein ligase ZNRF4: MSQRPAAPGTLGAPGLGAILQHGLPGGSTAPETGLHRHARCTLGATGSSFCLGPPRARLPRSPASEHPLRARLPSTRATGALGGPGDARRPPVCGPRRDLAAHSGRRRRRGGGHGVAVALILLALPAPSGAVVRAVRAGNASTLDFADLPALFGVPLAPEGVRGYLTEAEPADACRPIAGPRPGNGSLGAIVLIRPNDCTFDLKALHAQRAGFEAAVVRDARSDELVRTAPGFEEPRRQIAIPSVFVGEAASRDLRLIVRRDRSAHVLRLPDYPPCPKPDRHPLPAASWVLGRALALLTSAAFVLRRLWWAWLGAPGPRGPAAQTQARRKARVRTFTRRNDLCAICLDDYEEGDRLKVLPCSHTYHCKCIDPWFAQAARRSCPVCQQSLAGTEDGSDSTVESLGDEDPSLPGHRPPLWAVQARLRSRRLQLLARAGSHGRAEATASPERPPEPP, encoded by the coding sequence ATGTCACAGAGGCCAGCGGCACCTGGAACCCTGGGGGCCCCTGGCCTCGGTGCCATCCTCCAGCACGGCCTCCCGGGCGGGTCGACCGCTCCTGAGACCGGCCTTCACAGACACGCCCGATGCACGCTGGGTGCCACGGGGAGCAGTTTCTGCCTGGGGCCGCCCCGGGCCCGGCTGCCCCGCTCACCCGCCTCTGAGCACCCCCTCCGAGCTCGCCTCCCTTCCACCCGGGCCACGGGCGCCCTGGGAGGCCCCGGAGATGCCCGCAGGCCTCCCGTCTGCGGTCCCCGGCGGGACCTAGCTGCGCACAGCGGCCGGAGGAGGCGGAGGGGGGGCGGCCATGGGGTGGCGGTCGCCCTGATCCTGCTGGCCCTGCCGGCGCCCTCGGGGGCGGTGGTGCGGGCCGTGCGGGCCGGCAACGCCAGCACCCTGGACTTCGCGGACCTGCCGGCCCTGTTCGGGGTGCCCCTGGCCCCCGAGGGCGTGCGGGGCTACCTGACGGAGGCCGAGCCGGCCGACGCGTGCCGCCCCATCGCGGGCCCGCGGCCGGGCAACGGCTCGCTCGGCGCCATCGTGCTGATCCGCCCAAACGACTGCACGTTCGACCTCAAGGCGCTGCACGCGCAGCGGGCCGGCTTCGAGGCGGCCGTCGTGCGCGACGCGCGCTCCGACGAGCTGGTGCGCACGGCGCCCGGGTTCGAGGAGCCGCGACGCCAGATCGCCATCCCCTCGGTGTTCGTGGGCGAGGCCGCCTCGCGGGACCTGCGGCTCATCGTGCGCCGCGACAGGTCGGCCCACGTCCTCCGGCTGCCCGACTACCCGCCGTGCCCCAAGCCGGACCGCCACCCCCTGCCGGCCGCGTCCTGGGTGCTGGGCCGCGCCCTGGCCCTGCTCACGTCCGCCGCCTTCGTCCTGCGACGGCTGTGGTGGGCCTGGCTGGGGGCCCCGGGGCCCCGGGGGCCGGCGGCCCAGACGCAGGCCCGCCGGAAGGCCCGGGTGCGCACCTTCACGCGGAGGAACGACCTGTGTGCCATCTGCCTGGACGACTACGAGGAGGGCGACCGGCTCAAGGTCCTGCCCTGCTCCCACACCTATCACTGCAAGTGCATCGACCCCTGGTTCGCCCAGGCCGCCCGCCGCTCCTGCCCCGTGTGCCAGCAGTCGCTGGCCGGCACGGAGGACGGCTCCGACTCCACCGTCGAGAGCTTGGGCGACGAGGACCCCTCGCTGCCCGGCCACCGGCCCCCGCTCTGGGCCGTCCAGGCCCGGCTGCGCTCGCGGAGGCTGCAGCTGCTGGCCCGAGCCGGCTCGCACGGCCGCGCCGAGGCTACTGCGTCCCCGGAGAGGCCCCCAGAGCCGCCATGA